The Chlorogloeopsis sp. ULAP01 genome has a segment encoding these proteins:
- a CDS encoding peptidylprolyl isomerase, with the protein MLNLLKSRLKNTLITLLLVTLFLGINTFGWTPSSSAGLPAGNAITDGKALLRYALPIDNKPVRELQASLEDISNQLRANRRWGAVSKDVGKASRILNNPSQILTSVPDERKPKAEALISELKSGVNDLQEVVQTKDKEQVKEKRAELLNLVGELEELMVEGFPFEVPTEYSNLPQLKGRATVEMKTNKGTVTLVVDGYSAPVTAGNFVDLVQRGFYNGLEFTRSEESYVLQTGDPPGKEVGFVDPKTGKYRAVPLEYLVDGDKEPTYGITLEEAGRYTDLPVLPFSAYGTVAMARPESDPNGGSSQFFFFLYEPELTPAGRNLLDGRYSIFGYVIEGQEVLRELKAGDKVESAKVVKGLENLVEPQQA; encoded by the coding sequence ATGCTTAACTTATTAAAATCTCGGTTGAAAAATACTCTCATTACACTGCTGTTGGTAACACTATTTTTAGGGATAAATACATTTGGGTGGACTCCCTCTAGTAGCGCCGGTCTACCGGCTGGGAATGCAATTACTGATGGCAAAGCTTTGTTGCGGTACGCACTGCCAATAGATAATAAACCTGTGCGAGAACTGCAAGCTAGTTTAGAAGACATTTCTAACCAATTACGGGCAAATCGACGTTGGGGTGCTGTGTCCAAAGACGTTGGCAAAGCATCACGGATACTTAACAATCCTTCCCAAATTTTGACTAGTGTCCCAGATGAACGTAAGCCTAAAGCTGAAGCTCTGATTTCTGAGTTGAAATCAGGTGTAAATGACCTGCAAGAAGTAGTTCAAACTAAAGATAAAGAACAAGTTAAAGAAAAACGAGCCGAGTTACTAAATCTAGTTGGAGAACTAGAAGAGTTAATGGTGGAGGGATTTCCCTTTGAAGTTCCTACAGAGTACAGTAATTTGCCTCAACTGAAAGGCCGTGCCACCGTGGAAATGAAAACCAATAAAGGCACTGTCACTCTCGTTGTAGATGGTTATAGCGCTCCTGTTACGGCTGGAAATTTTGTTGATTTAGTACAAAGGGGTTTTTATAACGGCTTAGAATTCACCCGTTCTGAAGAATCATATGTTCTGCAAACTGGCGATCCACCGGGCAAGGAAGTTGGTTTTGTCGATCCAAAAACTGGCAAATACCGTGCAGTTCCCCTAGAATACTTGGTTGATGGTGATAAAGAGCCTACTTACGGTATTACTTTAGAAGAAGCTGGTCGTTATACTGATTTACCAGTTTTGCCATTCTCGGCTTACGGCACGGTGGCTATGGCTCGCCCAGAAAGTGATCCTAATGGCGGTTCTTCACAATTTTTCTTCTTTTTGTATGAGCCAGAATTGACGCCAGCCGGACGCAACCTTTTGGATGGCCGTTACTCTATTTTTGGCTATGTCATTGAAGGTCAAGAAGTTTTGCGAGAATTGAAGGCGGGTGACAAAGTTGAATCGGCAAAAGTTGTCAAAGGGTTAGAAAATTTAGTCGAACCACAGCAAGCGTAG